The following are encoded together in the Mumia sp. Pv4-285 genome:
- a CDS encoding queuosine precursor transporter yields MSGATGEVVTETKVRYASRGSTHFDVILAAFCVVLVVSNIVATKGIELGSGSWSIGSLQVWPVITDGGALLFPLAYILGDVISEVYGFRAARRAIVTGFAMALLAAVTFWVVQQAPGASFYENQAAYEAVLGFVPQIVLASLAGYVVGQLLNSVVLVRMKARTAERGLFARLITSTGVGELADTLIFCAIAASVIGITTMGQFWNYAIVGFVYKVGVELVVMPLTMLVIRWLKSREPTY; encoded by the coding sequence ATGAGCGGCGCGACCGGAGAGGTCGTGACGGAGACGAAGGTCCGCTACGCCTCCCGCGGATCGACGCACTTCGACGTCATCCTCGCGGCCTTCTGCGTCGTGCTGGTCGTCTCCAACATCGTCGCCACGAAGGGCATCGAGCTCGGGTCGGGCAGCTGGTCGATCGGCAGCCTGCAGGTGTGGCCGGTCATCACCGACGGCGGTGCGCTCCTGTTTCCGCTGGCCTACATCCTGGGCGACGTGATCTCCGAGGTGTACGGCTTCCGGGCCGCGCGCCGTGCGATCGTGACCGGCTTCGCGATGGCGTTGCTCGCGGCGGTGACGTTCTGGGTCGTCCAGCAGGCGCCCGGGGCGTCGTTCTACGAGAACCAGGCGGCGTACGAGGCGGTGCTGGGCTTCGTGCCGCAGATCGTGCTGGCGAGCCTCGCCGGCTACGTCGTCGGACAGCTGCTCAACAGTGTCGTGCTGGTGCGGATGAAGGCGCGTACGGCCGAGCGCGGCCTCTTCGCGCGGCTCATCACGTCGACCGGCGTCGGGGAGCTCGCGGACACGCTCATCTTCTGCGCGATCGCCGCCTCCGTCATCGGGATCACGACGATGGGGCAGTTCTGGAACTACGCGATCGTCGGCTTCGTCTACAAGGTCGGCGTCGAGCTCGTGGTGATGCCGTTGACGATGCTCGTGATCCGCTGGCTGAAGTCCCGCGAACCCACGTACTGA
- a CDS encoding geranylgeranyl reductase family protein has product MSPDPTTSLPTRTDVLVVGAGPAGSAAAAWAARHGLDVVIADAARFPRDKTCGDGLTPRAITELDRLGLGPWVRRHGTNRGLRAAGFGQTLLLPWPGGSLPDHGSAVPRTELDAHIRTASLDAGATPLDAARAVDVVRDGERVTEVVFKTAQGLHHVACDRLVVADGVRSPLGRVLGREWHRDTAYGVAGRSYVKSARSDDPWISSHLELRDEQDALLSGYGWIFPLADGEVNLGVGTLATSKRPANVQLRPLMEHYASLRRTEWELADELRAPTSALLPMGGAVSGVAGPNWALIGDAAGCVNPLNGEGIDYGLETGRLVAEELASGAVLGTAWPAVLREHYGEAFSIARRLAGLLTVPGVVTYGGPVGMRSYALMTVALRLMGNLVTDEDRDAVARLWRWAGRMSLRLDQRRPFA; this is encoded by the coding sequence GTGAGCCCCGACCCCACGACGAGCCTGCCCACCCGCACCGACGTCCTCGTCGTCGGTGCCGGTCCTGCGGGCTCCGCCGCCGCTGCGTGGGCCGCCCGCCACGGGCTCGACGTCGTCATCGCCGACGCGGCCCGGTTTCCCCGCGACAAGACGTGCGGCGACGGCCTGACGCCCCGCGCGATCACCGAGCTCGACCGGCTCGGTCTCGGCCCGTGGGTGCGTCGTCACGGCACCAACCGCGGTCTGCGCGCGGCAGGGTTCGGCCAGACCCTCCTCCTCCCGTGGCCCGGTGGCTCGCTGCCCGACCACGGTTCTGCGGTGCCACGCACGGAGCTCGACGCCCACATCCGTACGGCCTCCCTCGACGCCGGCGCGACGCCTCTCGACGCGGCGCGAGCCGTCGACGTCGTCCGGGACGGCGAGCGGGTGACCGAGGTCGTGTTCAAGACCGCTCAGGGCCTGCACCACGTGGCATGCGACCGCCTCGTCGTCGCCGACGGCGTGCGTTCACCCCTGGGGCGCGTGCTCGGTCGCGAGTGGCACCGGGACACGGCCTACGGCGTGGCGGGCCGGTCGTACGTCAAGTCCGCCCGCAGCGACGACCCCTGGATCTCCAGCCACCTCGAGCTGCGCGACGAGCAGGACGCCCTGCTGAGCGGGTACGGCTGGATCTTTCCGCTGGCCGACGGCGAGGTGAACCTCGGCGTGGGCACGCTCGCCACCTCGAAGCGCCCCGCGAACGTGCAGCTGCGCCCGTTGATGGAGCACTACGCCAGCCTGCGCCGTACGGAGTGGGAGCTCGCCGACGAGCTGCGCGCCCCCACGTCGGCGCTGCTGCCGATGGGTGGGGCAGTGTCGGGCGTCGCCGGCCCCAACTGGGCGCTGATCGGCGACGCGGCAGGCTGCGTGAACCCGCTGAACGGCGAGGGCATCGACTACGGTCTCGAGACCGGCCGGCTCGTCGCCGAGGAGCTCGCCTCCGGTGCCGTTCTCGGCACCGCCTGGCCCGCGGTCCTCCGCGAGCACTACGGCGAGGCGTTCTCCATCGCGCGCCGGCTCGCCGGGCTGCTGACCGTGCCGGGCGTCGTGACGTACGGCGGACCCGTCGGCATGCGCTCGTACGCGCTCATGACGGTCGCACTGCGCCTGATGGGCAACCTGGTGACCGACGAGGACCGTGACGCTGTCGCCCGTCTGTGGCGCTGGGCCGGCCGGATGTCGCTGCGACTCGACCAGCGCAGGCCGTTCGCATGA